The proteins below come from a single Hyperolius riggenbachi isolate aHypRig1 chromosome 8, aHypRig1.pri, whole genome shotgun sequence genomic window:
- the SLC35A2 gene encoding UDP-galactose translocator produces the protein MAAAAAGVGDEEQEMKQLQADMREPGSPPGRSPADRVNRRLKYLSLAVLVVQNASLILSIRYARTLPGERFFATTAVVMAEILKGITCLLLMLVQKKGNVKELVVYLYDAIIIQYMDTLKLAVPSLIYTLQNNLQYVAISNLPAATFQVTYQLKILTTALFSVLLLRKSLSRLQWGSLVILFVGVAVVQSEQSGAKETVSATGQNYIVGLIAVFVSCLSSGFAGVYFERILKGSSASVWLRNVQLGIFGTALGLLAMWQQDGAAVAEKGFFFGYTPLVWCVIFNQAFGGLLVAVVVKYADNILKGFATSLSIVVSTAASVHLFGFHVDLPFALGAGLVIGAVYLYSLPRTPDPATANGSQTSSHKEAFSPKTVSKQKGC, from the exons GGGTAAACCGACGCCTGAAGTACCTGAGCCTGGCAGTGCTAGTGGTCCAGAATGCCTCCCTCATCCTCAGCATCCGCTACGCCCGCACCCTGCCCGGCGAGCGATTCTTCGCCACCACCGCCGTGGTCATGGCAGAAATCCTCAAGGGCATCACCTGTCTGCTGCTCATGCTGGTCCAGAAGAAAG GTAACGTTAAGGAGCTTGTGGTGTACCTGTATGATGCCATCATTATTCAGTACATGGACACCCTGAAGCTGGCAGTGccctccctcatatacacattacAGAACAACCTTCAGTATGTGGCCATATccaacctgcctgctgccaccttTCAG GTCACGTACCAGCTGAAGATTTTGACCACTGCTCTGTTTTCTGTCCTCCTCCTGCGGAAAAGCTTGTCTCGCCTTCAGTGGGGGTCGCTGGTTATCCTTTTTGTGGGAGTGGCCGTCGTACAATCCGAGCAGTCAGGTGCAAAGGAAACCGTGTCCGCCACTGGGCAGAACTACATAGTGGGCCTCATCGCTGTGTTCGTGTCCTGCCTGTCCTCGGGCTTTGCGGGAGTTTACTTTGAACGCATCCTGAAGGGCAGCTCCGCCTCTGTGTGGCTGCGCAACGTCCAGCTCGGCATCTTCGGCACGGCGCTGGGACtcctggccatgtggcagcaGGACGGAGCCGCCGTGGCTGAGAAAGGCTTCTTCTTTGGGTATACGCCGCTCGTGTGGTGCGTCATCTTCAACCAAGCCTTCGGCGGGCTCCTCGTGGCCGTGGTGGTGAAATATGCTGACAACATCCTGAAAGGCTTCGCCACGTCTCTGTCCATCGTGGTCTCCACGGCAGCCTCTGTCCACCTCTTTGGATTCCATGTGGACCTGCCCTTTGCCTTGGGAGCCGGCCTGGTCATAGGGGCCGTTTATTTGTACAGCCTACCACGGACACCCGACCCTGCCACAGCTAACGGCAGTCAGACTTCCTCACATAAGGAGGCCTTCTCACCAAA GACTGTTTCAAAGCAGAAAGGCTGCTGA